A stretch of Pseudoliparis swirei isolate HS2019 ecotype Mariana Trench chromosome 14, NWPU_hadal_v1, whole genome shotgun sequence DNA encodes these proteins:
- the LOC130204396 gene encoding ATP-binding cassette sub-family C member 4-like isoform X1 produces MENAGKNPKTNPAAEANFLSLIVFWWLNPLFRTGYKRKLEEDDMYDVLPEDRSEHLGQSLQRHWDLELEKTTKEMHTPSLSRCIIRCYWRPYAMLGFFTLVEEVIKVIQPLILGKMIEYFESYDPLNMTALYETLGYATVMSLCTIGLFLLHHLYFYHVQRTGMKIRVAMCHMIYRKALRLSSSAMGKTTTGQIVNLLSNDVNKFDDVTIFLHYLWVGPLQAAAVVGLLWLEIGPSCLAGMVVLMFLLPTQTMFGRLFSKFRSKTAVLTDDRIRIMNEVVSGMRIIKMYAWEKPFATLVSEVRRKEISKIMKSSYLRGLNMASFFCASKIILFVTFTLYVLLGNTITASRVFVTVALYSAVRLTVTLFFPSAIEKLYETRVSIRRIQEFLMLDEIVRSKAEPPLVGKTDAAVVIQDLVCYWDKSLDAPSLQNLSFTLNSNQLLAVIGPVGAGKSSLLSTILGELPAESGVLEVKGQLTYAAQQPWVFPGTIRSNILFGKPLEPHKYERVLRACALKRDLELLPDADLTLIGDRGATLSGGQKARINLARAVYQDADIYLLDDPLSAVDAEVGRHLFEKCICGLLKNKLRILVTHQLQYLKSADQIVVLKEGHMVAKGKYAELQRSGVDFTSLLKEEEEPPGDVLMRTRTLSENSVRSHTSSLHSVKDGDQLPAETVQTVAEENRAQGNIGVALYLKYLKAGASVAVLLAIIGMNILAQLAYILQDWWLAHWADEQEQLTANATATHGALNATATHGALNATAELNINFYLGVYGGLTVATVVFGFIRNLSLFHVLVKSTQTLHDRMFSAILGTHVRFFDINPIGRVLNRFSKDVGQLDSNLPWTFVDFIQVFLQIIGVVCVAVAVIPWIVIPVLPLLLVFIFLRRYFLQTSRNIKRLEATTRSPVFSHLSSSLQGLWTIRAFGAEARFQKAFDAHQDLHSGAWFLFLTTSRWFAIRLDGMCSIFVTITTFGCLLLRDQLDAGAVGLALTYAVTLMGMFQWGVRQSAEVENMMTSVERVVEYTELESEAPWETQKRPPPDWPNKGLVTFDRVSFSYSSEGPLVLKDITAMFRPKEKVGIVGRTGAGKSSLVSALFRLAEPQGKIYIDGVLTSEIGLHDLRQKMTIIPQDPVLFTGTMRKNLDPFGQHCDEDLWKALEEVQLKSALEELPGKLETVLAEWGSNFSVGQRQLVCLARAVLRKNRILVIDEATANVDPRTDELIQRTIREKFSDCTVLTIAHRLNTIIDSDRILVLDAGRIEAYDEPYALLQDPNGIFYKMVQQTGKQEAAALMEAAKQAYDSRSHPVIPNGHAETADGNLVIYETAL; encoded by the exons GAACCCCGCGGCGGAGGCGAACTTTCTGTCCTTGATAGTCTTCTG GTGGCTCAACCCTTTGTTTCGCACCGGGTACAAGCGCAAGCTGGAAGAAGATGACATGTACGACGTGCTCCCCGAGGACCGGTCCGAGCACCTGGGACAGAGCCTGCAGAG ACACTGGgacctggagctggagaagaCGACCAAAGAGATGCACACGCCGAGCCTCTCCAGGTGCATCATCCGCTGCTACTGGAGGCCGTACGCCATGCTGGGCTTCTTCACGCTGGTGGAA GAGGTCATCAAAGTGATCCAGCCCCTCATCCTGGGCAAGATGATCGAGTACTTTGAGAGCTACGACCCGCTGAACATGACGGCGCTCTACGAGACGCTGGGCTACGCCACCGTCATGTCTCTGTGCACCATCGGCCTGTTCCTGCTCCACCACCTCTACTTCTACCACGTCCAGAGGACGGGCATGAAGATCAGAGTGGCCATGTGTCACATGATCTACAGGAAG GCTCTGCGTCTCAGCAGCTCGGCCATGGGAAAGACCACCACGGGCCAGATCGTCAACCTCCTCTCCAACGACGTCAACAAGTTCGATGAC GTGACCATATTCCTGCACTACCTGTGGGTGGGGCCCCTCCAGGCAGCGGCGGTGGTGGGCCTGCTGTGGCTGGAGATCGGCCCGTCGTGCTTGGCCGGCATGGtggtcctcatgttcctgttgcCCACGCAGACCATGTTCGGAAGGCTCTTCTCCAAGTtcag GAGCAAGACGGCGGTCCTCACGGACGACAGGATCCGCATCATGAACGAGGTGGTGTCCGGGATGCGGATCATTAAGATGTACGCCTGGGAGAAGCCCTTCGCCactctggtctctgaggtcagaAG AAAGGAGATCTCCAAGATCATGAAGAGCTCCTACCTGCGAGGCCTCAACATGGCCTCCTTCTTCTGCGCCAGCAAGATCATCCTCTTCGTCACCTTCACCCTCTACGTCCTGCTGGGCAACACCATTACCGCCAGCCGCGTGTTCGTGACGGTGGCGCTGTACAGCGCCGTGCGGCTCACCGTCACGCTCTTCTTCCCCAGCGCCATCGAGAAGCTGTACGAGACCCGAGTCAGCATCCGCAGGATTCAG GAGTTCCTGATGCTGGATGAGATCGTGAGAAGCAAAGCTGAACCGCCACTTGTTGGGAAAACGGATGCCGCGGTGGTGATCCAGGACCTGGTCTGCTACTGGGACAAG AGTCTGgatgctccctctctccagaacctctccttcaccctgaACTCCAACCAGCTGTTGGCTGTGATCGGACCCGTCGGCGCCGGAAAG TCGTCGCTGCTGAGCACCATCCTCGGGGAGCTGCCCGCTGAAAGCGGGgtgctggaggtcaaaggtcagctgacgTACGCCGCCCAGCAGCCCTGGGTGTTCCCCGGAACCATCCGCAGTAACATCCTGTTCGGGAAGCCGCTCGAGCCCCACAAGTACGAGAGAGTCCTCCGAGCCTGCGCTCTGAAGAGG GACCTCGAGCTGCTCCCAGACGCGGACCTGACTCTGATCGGGGACCGGGGGGCCACACTCAGCGGGGGGCAGAAGGCTCGCATCAACCTGGCCAG ggcGGTGTACCAGGACGCAGACATCTACCTCCTGGACGACCCTCTGAGCGCCGTGGACGCCGAGGTCGGGCGACACCTCTTTGAAAA GTGCATCTGTGGCCTCCTGAAGAACAAGCTCCGGATCCTCGTCACCCACCAGCTGCAGTACCTGAAGTCGGCCGACCAGATCGTGGTGCTGAAGGAG ggtcacatggtggcAAAGGGGAAGTATGCGGAGCTCCAGCGGTCCGGCGTGGACTTCACCTCCctgctgaaggaggaggaggagcctcctgGAGACGTCCTGATGAGGACCCGGACGCTCTCCGAGAACTCTGTGCGCTCGCACACCTCGTCGCTGCACTCGGTCAAAGACGGAGACCAGCTGCCG gCAGAGACGGTGCAGACGGTGGCGGAGGAGAACCGCGCTCAGGGAAACATCGGAGTGGCTCTGTACCTCAAGTACCTGAAGGCCGGGGCCAGCGTGGCGGTTCTGCTCGCCATCATCGGCATGAACATCCTGGCTCAG CTGGCGTACATCCTGCAGGACTGGTGGCTCGCTCACTG GGCCGACGAGCAGGAGCAGCTGACGGCCAACGCCACGGCGACCCACGGCGCCCTGAACGCCACGGCGACCCACGGCGCCCTGAACGCCACGGCGGAGCTGAACATCAACTTCTACCTGGGCGTTTACGGAG GTTTGACCGTCGCCACCGTCGTCTTCGGCTTCATCAGGAACCTCTCCCTGTTCCACGTGCTGGTGAAGTCGACTCAGACGCTGCACGACCGCATGTTCAGCGCCATCCTCGGGACGCACGTCCGCTTCTTTGACATCAACCCGATCG GTCGAGTCTTGAACAGGTTTTCAAAGGACGTGGGCCAGCTGGACTCCAACTTGCCGTGGACCTTCGTGGACTTCATCCAG GTGTTCCTCCAGATCATCGGGGTGGTCTGCGTGGCCGTGGCCGTGATCCCCTGGATCGTCATCCCGGTGCTGCCGctgctcctcgtcttcatcttccTGCGCCGCTACTTCCTGCAGACCTCCAGGAACATCAAGCGCCTCGAGGCCACCA CTCGCAGTCCGGTGTTCTCCCACCTGTCCTCGTCTCTCCAGGGCCTGTGGACCATCCGGGCCTTCGGGGCAGAGGCCCGGTTCCAGAAGGCCTTCGATGCTCACCAGGACCTGCactctg GGGCCTGGTTCCTGTTCCTGACCACCTCGCGCTGGTTCGCCATCCGCCTCGACGGCATGTGCTCCATCTTCGTCACCATCACCACCTTCGGCTGCCTGCTGCTCCGAGACC AGCTGGACGCCGGCGCCGTCGGTCTGGCGCTGACCTACGCCGTCACCCTGATGGGGATGTTCCAGTGGGGCGTCAGGCAGAGTGCAGAGGTGGAGAACATG ATGACGTCAGTGGAGAGAGTGGTTGAGTACACTGAGCTGGAGAGTGAAGCACCCTGGGAAACCCAGAAGCGGCCTCCTCCCGATTGGCCCAACAAAGGcctggtgacctttgaccggGTCAGCTTCTCCTACAGCAGCGAAGGACCGCTGGTCCTCAAAGACATCACGGCCATGTTCCGGCCGAAAGAGAAG GTCGGCATCGTGGGCAGAACCGGCGCCGGGAAAAGCTCTCTGGTCTCGGCTCTGTTCCGCCTGGCAGAACCTCAGGGGAAGATCTACATCGACGGGGTCCTGACCTCGGAGATCGGACTCCACGACCTGCGCCAGAAGATGACCATCATCCCTCAG gACCCGGTGCTGTTCACGGGCACCATGAGGAAGAACTTGGACCCCTTCGGCCAGCACTGTGATGAAGACCTGTGGAAGGCGCTGGAGGAG gtGCAGCTGAAGTCGGCGCTGGAGGAGCTGCCGGGGAAGCTGGAGACGGTTCTGGCCGAGTGGGGCTCCAACTTCAGCGTGGGCCAGCGGCAGCTGGTGTGTCTGGCCAGAGCCGTCCTGAGGAAGAACCGCATCCTGGTGATCGACGAGGCCACGGCCAACGTGGACCCCAG GACGGACGAGCTGATCCAGAGAACCATACGGGAAAAGTTCAGCGACTGCACCGTGCTCACCATCGCTCACCGCCTCAACACCATCATCGACAGCGACAGGATCCTG GTTCTGGACGCCGGGAGGATCGAGGCCTACGACGAGCCGTACGCGCTGCTGCAGGATCCGAACGGGATCTTCTACAAGATGGTGCAGCAGACGGGGAAGCAGGAGGCCGCCGCTCTGATGGAGGCGGCCAAACAG GCGTACGACAGCAGAAGCCATCCCGTAATACCCAACGGACACGCGGAGACGGCGGACGGTAACCTGGTGATCTACGAGACCGCCCTGTGA
- the LOC130204396 gene encoding ATP-binding cassette sub-family C member 4-like isoform X2: MGKTTTGQIVNLLSNDVNKFDDVTIFLHYLWVGPLQAAAVVGLLWLEIGPSCLAGMVVLMFLLPTQTMFGRLFSKFRSKTAVLTDDRIRIMNEVVSGMRIIKMYAWEKPFATLVSEVRRKEISKIMKSSYLRGLNMASFFCASKIILFVTFTLYVLLGNTITASRVFVTVALYSAVRLTVTLFFPSAIEKLYETRVSIRRIQEFLMLDEIVRSKAEPPLVGKTDAAVVIQDLVCYWDKSLDAPSLQNLSFTLNSNQLLAVIGPVGAGKSSLLSTILGELPAESGVLEVKGQLTYAAQQPWVFPGTIRSNILFGKPLEPHKYERVLRACALKRDLELLPDADLTLIGDRGATLSGGQKARINLARAVYQDADIYLLDDPLSAVDAEVGRHLFEKCICGLLKNKLRILVTHQLQYLKSADQIVVLKEGHMVAKGKYAELQRSGVDFTSLLKEEEEPPGDVLMRTRTLSENSVRSHTSSLHSVKDGDQLPAETVQTVAEENRAQGNIGVALYLKYLKAGASVAVLLAIIGMNILAQLAYILQDWWLAHWADEQEQLTANATATHGALNATATHGALNATAELNINFYLGVYGGLTVATVVFGFIRNLSLFHVLVKSTQTLHDRMFSAILGTHVRFFDINPIGRVLNRFSKDVGQLDSNLPWTFVDFIQVFLQIIGVVCVAVAVIPWIVIPVLPLLLVFIFLRRYFLQTSRNIKRLEATTRSPVFSHLSSSLQGLWTIRAFGAEARFQKAFDAHQDLHSGAWFLFLTTSRWFAIRLDGMCSIFVTITTFGCLLLRDQLDAGAVGLALTYAVTLMGMFQWGVRQSAEVENMMTSVERVVEYTELESEAPWETQKRPPPDWPNKGLVTFDRVSFSYSSEGPLVLKDITAMFRPKEKVGIVGRTGAGKSSLVSALFRLAEPQGKIYIDGVLTSEIGLHDLRQKMTIIPQDPVLFTGTMRKNLDPFGQHCDEDLWKALEEVQLKSALEELPGKLETVLAEWGSNFSVGQRQLVCLARAVLRKNRILVIDEATANVDPRTDELIQRTIREKFSDCTVLTIAHRLNTIIDSDRILVLDAGRIEAYDEPYALLQDPNGIFYKMVQQTGKQEAAALMEAAKQAYDSRSHPVIPNGHAETADGNLVIYETAL; the protein is encoded by the exons ATGGGAAAGACCACCACGGGCCAGATCGTCAACCTCCTCTCCAACGACGTCAACAAGTTCGATGAC GTGACCATATTCCTGCACTACCTGTGGGTGGGGCCCCTCCAGGCAGCGGCGGTGGTGGGCCTGCTGTGGCTGGAGATCGGCCCGTCGTGCTTGGCCGGCATGGtggtcctcatgttcctgttgcCCACGCAGACCATGTTCGGAAGGCTCTTCTCCAAGTtcag GAGCAAGACGGCGGTCCTCACGGACGACAGGATCCGCATCATGAACGAGGTGGTGTCCGGGATGCGGATCATTAAGATGTACGCCTGGGAGAAGCCCTTCGCCactctggtctctgaggtcagaAG AAAGGAGATCTCCAAGATCATGAAGAGCTCCTACCTGCGAGGCCTCAACATGGCCTCCTTCTTCTGCGCCAGCAAGATCATCCTCTTCGTCACCTTCACCCTCTACGTCCTGCTGGGCAACACCATTACCGCCAGCCGCGTGTTCGTGACGGTGGCGCTGTACAGCGCCGTGCGGCTCACCGTCACGCTCTTCTTCCCCAGCGCCATCGAGAAGCTGTACGAGACCCGAGTCAGCATCCGCAGGATTCAG GAGTTCCTGATGCTGGATGAGATCGTGAGAAGCAAAGCTGAACCGCCACTTGTTGGGAAAACGGATGCCGCGGTGGTGATCCAGGACCTGGTCTGCTACTGGGACAAG AGTCTGgatgctccctctctccagaacctctccttcaccctgaACTCCAACCAGCTGTTGGCTGTGATCGGACCCGTCGGCGCCGGAAAG TCGTCGCTGCTGAGCACCATCCTCGGGGAGCTGCCCGCTGAAAGCGGGgtgctggaggtcaaaggtcagctgacgTACGCCGCCCAGCAGCCCTGGGTGTTCCCCGGAACCATCCGCAGTAACATCCTGTTCGGGAAGCCGCTCGAGCCCCACAAGTACGAGAGAGTCCTCCGAGCCTGCGCTCTGAAGAGG GACCTCGAGCTGCTCCCAGACGCGGACCTGACTCTGATCGGGGACCGGGGGGCCACACTCAGCGGGGGGCAGAAGGCTCGCATCAACCTGGCCAG ggcGGTGTACCAGGACGCAGACATCTACCTCCTGGACGACCCTCTGAGCGCCGTGGACGCCGAGGTCGGGCGACACCTCTTTGAAAA GTGCATCTGTGGCCTCCTGAAGAACAAGCTCCGGATCCTCGTCACCCACCAGCTGCAGTACCTGAAGTCGGCCGACCAGATCGTGGTGCTGAAGGAG ggtcacatggtggcAAAGGGGAAGTATGCGGAGCTCCAGCGGTCCGGCGTGGACTTCACCTCCctgctgaaggaggaggaggagcctcctgGAGACGTCCTGATGAGGACCCGGACGCTCTCCGAGAACTCTGTGCGCTCGCACACCTCGTCGCTGCACTCGGTCAAAGACGGAGACCAGCTGCCG gCAGAGACGGTGCAGACGGTGGCGGAGGAGAACCGCGCTCAGGGAAACATCGGAGTGGCTCTGTACCTCAAGTACCTGAAGGCCGGGGCCAGCGTGGCGGTTCTGCTCGCCATCATCGGCATGAACATCCTGGCTCAG CTGGCGTACATCCTGCAGGACTGGTGGCTCGCTCACTG GGCCGACGAGCAGGAGCAGCTGACGGCCAACGCCACGGCGACCCACGGCGCCCTGAACGCCACGGCGACCCACGGCGCCCTGAACGCCACGGCGGAGCTGAACATCAACTTCTACCTGGGCGTTTACGGAG GTTTGACCGTCGCCACCGTCGTCTTCGGCTTCATCAGGAACCTCTCCCTGTTCCACGTGCTGGTGAAGTCGACTCAGACGCTGCACGACCGCATGTTCAGCGCCATCCTCGGGACGCACGTCCGCTTCTTTGACATCAACCCGATCG GTCGAGTCTTGAACAGGTTTTCAAAGGACGTGGGCCAGCTGGACTCCAACTTGCCGTGGACCTTCGTGGACTTCATCCAG GTGTTCCTCCAGATCATCGGGGTGGTCTGCGTGGCCGTGGCCGTGATCCCCTGGATCGTCATCCCGGTGCTGCCGctgctcctcgtcttcatcttccTGCGCCGCTACTTCCTGCAGACCTCCAGGAACATCAAGCGCCTCGAGGCCACCA CTCGCAGTCCGGTGTTCTCCCACCTGTCCTCGTCTCTCCAGGGCCTGTGGACCATCCGGGCCTTCGGGGCAGAGGCCCGGTTCCAGAAGGCCTTCGATGCTCACCAGGACCTGCactctg GGGCCTGGTTCCTGTTCCTGACCACCTCGCGCTGGTTCGCCATCCGCCTCGACGGCATGTGCTCCATCTTCGTCACCATCACCACCTTCGGCTGCCTGCTGCTCCGAGACC AGCTGGACGCCGGCGCCGTCGGTCTGGCGCTGACCTACGCCGTCACCCTGATGGGGATGTTCCAGTGGGGCGTCAGGCAGAGTGCAGAGGTGGAGAACATG ATGACGTCAGTGGAGAGAGTGGTTGAGTACACTGAGCTGGAGAGTGAAGCACCCTGGGAAACCCAGAAGCGGCCTCCTCCCGATTGGCCCAACAAAGGcctggtgacctttgaccggGTCAGCTTCTCCTACAGCAGCGAAGGACCGCTGGTCCTCAAAGACATCACGGCCATGTTCCGGCCGAAAGAGAAG GTCGGCATCGTGGGCAGAACCGGCGCCGGGAAAAGCTCTCTGGTCTCGGCTCTGTTCCGCCTGGCAGAACCTCAGGGGAAGATCTACATCGACGGGGTCCTGACCTCGGAGATCGGACTCCACGACCTGCGCCAGAAGATGACCATCATCCCTCAG gACCCGGTGCTGTTCACGGGCACCATGAGGAAGAACTTGGACCCCTTCGGCCAGCACTGTGATGAAGACCTGTGGAAGGCGCTGGAGGAG gtGCAGCTGAAGTCGGCGCTGGAGGAGCTGCCGGGGAAGCTGGAGACGGTTCTGGCCGAGTGGGGCTCCAACTTCAGCGTGGGCCAGCGGCAGCTGGTGTGTCTGGCCAGAGCCGTCCTGAGGAAGAACCGCATCCTGGTGATCGACGAGGCCACGGCCAACGTGGACCCCAG GACGGACGAGCTGATCCAGAGAACCATACGGGAAAAGTTCAGCGACTGCACCGTGCTCACCATCGCTCACCGCCTCAACACCATCATCGACAGCGACAGGATCCTG GTTCTGGACGCCGGGAGGATCGAGGCCTACGACGAGCCGTACGCGCTGCTGCAGGATCCGAACGGGATCTTCTACAAGATGGTGCAGCAGACGGGGAAGCAGGAGGCCGCCGCTCTGATGGAGGCGGCCAAACAG GCGTACGACAGCAGAAGCCATCCCGTAATACCCAACGGACACGCGGAGACGGCGGACGGTAACCTGGTGATCTACGAGACCGCCCTGTGA